From Cellulomonas oligotrophica, a single genomic window includes:
- a CDS encoding energy-coupling factor transporter transmembrane component T family protein, with the protein MHRAPAGAKLVALAAFTVAVVALPGPVAAAGLLGLALAASVVARLPWARHLRALTPVLVTAAVLGAYQVWQRGPAAAAEVVLDLLAVVLAGTVVTATTRSDALLATVAGATHRLRVPLRRVGLHPETIALAVSLFLRTVPVLVRVAAESRDAARARGLERSPRAVVVPAAVRMVGHARATGDALAARGLGED; encoded by the coding sequence GTGCACCGGGCACCCGCGGGCGCCAAGCTGGTGGCGCTCGCGGCGTTCACGGTGGCGGTCGTGGCGCTGCCGGGGCCGGTCGCCGCCGCCGGGCTGCTGGGGCTCGCGCTGGCCGCGTCGGTGGTCGCGCGCCTGCCGTGGGCGCGGCACCTGCGTGCCCTCACCCCCGTCCTGGTCACCGCCGCCGTCCTCGGGGCCTACCAGGTGTGGCAGCGCGGACCGGCGGCCGCGGCCGAGGTCGTCCTGGACCTGCTCGCGGTGGTGCTCGCGGGCACGGTCGTGACGGCGACCACCCGCAGCGACGCGCTCCTGGCGACGGTCGCGGGTGCCACGCACCGCCTGCGCGTCCCCCTGCGCCGCGTCGGCCTGCACCCGGAGACGATCGCCCTGGCCGTGAGCCTGTTCCTGCGCACCGTGCCCGTCCTCGTCCGGGTCGCGGCCGAGTCGCGGGACGCGGCCCGGGCGCGGGGTCTCGAGCGCAGCCCGCGGGCGGTCGTGGTGCCGGCGGCGGTGCGCATGGTCGGGCACGCCCGTGCCACGGGCGACGCGCTGGCGGCACGCGGCCTCGGCGAGGACTGA
- a CDS encoding SURF1 family cytochrome oxidase biogenesis protein translates to MRPATRRALGLVAVGLVVAVVCTALGRWQWNRHVARDAAIAVVEANWAAAPVDLAQVVADPDAPLPDADAWRTVTVTGRWLTDASVLLRNRPVDSTPAYHVLVPLLVTDPGGQPGAAGDRVLVVDRGWVPTGADGSVDVDVPPPPTGEVRVTVRLRPGERPATREAPAGQVHAIDPVQVVAAGGDAVPAGTLPYAAYGSFVAETPPAAVPLGALDPPSTDPGSHLSYAFQWWVFALGGLVAFVVAARRELTAPDVPAPGDPGPTGAPVPAQPVRRARRRGRDEIDEDALVDAQLADGPGAPLTPGR, encoded by the coding sequence GTGAGGCCGGCGACCCGGCGCGCCCTCGGCCTGGTGGCCGTCGGGCTCGTCGTGGCGGTCGTGTGCACGGCGCTCGGTCGGTGGCAGTGGAACCGGCACGTGGCCCGGGACGCGGCGATCGCCGTGGTCGAGGCCAACTGGGCGGCCGCGCCCGTCGACCTGGCGCAGGTCGTCGCCGACCCCGACGCGCCCCTGCCGGATGCCGACGCGTGGCGCACCGTGACCGTCACCGGGCGCTGGCTGACCGACGCGTCGGTGCTGCTGCGCAACCGCCCCGTGGACAGCACGCCCGCGTACCACGTGCTCGTGCCCCTGCTGGTGACGGACCCGGGCGGGCAGCCCGGCGCGGCCGGGGACCGGGTGCTGGTCGTCGACCGCGGCTGGGTGCCCACGGGTGCGGACGGCTCGGTGGACGTCGACGTGCCCCCGCCCCCGACGGGCGAGGTGCGCGTCACGGTGCGGCTGCGGCCCGGCGAGCGCCCGGCGACGCGGGAGGCCCCTGCGGGCCAGGTGCACGCGATCGACCCCGTGCAGGTCGTCGCCGCCGGCGGGGACGCGGTCCCGGCGGGCACGCTGCCCTACGCCGCGTACGGCTCGTTCGTCGCGGAGACCCCCCCGGCCGCCGTGCCGCTCGGTGCGCTGGACCCGCCGTCGACGGACCCGGGCTCGCACCTGTCGTACGCGTTCCAGTGGTGGGTGTTCGCCCTGGGCGGGCTGGTGGCGTTCGTCGTCGCGGCGCGCCGCGAGCTGACCGCCCCGGACGTGCCCGCGCCGGGCGACCCGGGGCCGACGGGTGCGCCCGTGCCCGCGCAGCCGGTGCGCCGGGCCCGTCGGCGCGGTCGCGACGAGATCGACGAGGACGCCCTGGTGGACGCCCAGCTCGCCGACGGTCCGGGCGCTCCGCTCACGCCAGGGCGATGA
- a CDS encoding ABC-F family ATP-binding cassette domain-containing protein, with amino-acid sequence MITASAVELRVGARVLLVPTTFRIAAGDRIGLVGRNGAGKTTLTKTLAGDTQPTGGTVSSNGEVGYLPQDPSSGDLTQLAMDRVLSARGLDVVLAAMRETEGAMASADDETREAAMERYGRLEARFTAGGGYAAESEAHRITAALGLDDRVLGQELGTLSGGQRRRVELARILFSGADTLLLDEPTNHLDADSIVWLRDYLKTYPGGFLVISHDVDLLRATVNKVFHLDANRAQLDQYSLGWDAYILQRETDEKRRRRERANAEKKAATLLAQADKMRAKATKAVAAQNMARRAERMLSGLEEARVSDKVAKLRFPDPAPCGRTPLTAEGLSKSYGSQEVFTDVSLAIDRGSKVVVLGLNGAGKTTLLRMLGGLEKPDTGEVLPGHGLKLGYYAQEHETLDLSRTVVENLRTAAPDLTDTQVRSVLGSFLFSGDDADKPARVLSGGEKTRLALAALVVSSANVLLLDEPTNNLDPASREEILAALRGYQGAVVLVSHDEGAVAALEPERVLLLPDGDEDLYGPDYLDLIALA; translated from the coding sequence GTGATCACCGCCTCGGCCGTGGAGCTGCGCGTCGGCGCCCGCGTCCTGCTCGTCCCCACCACGTTCCGCATCGCCGCCGGCGACCGCATCGGCCTCGTCGGCCGCAACGGCGCCGGCAAGACCACCCTGACCAAGACCCTCGCGGGCGACACCCAGCCCACCGGGGGCACGGTGTCGAGCAACGGCGAGGTCGGCTACCTGCCGCAGGACCCCAGCTCGGGCGACCTCACGCAGCTCGCCATGGACCGCGTGCTCTCCGCGCGTGGCCTCGACGTCGTCCTCGCCGCGATGCGCGAGACCGAGGGCGCCATGGCGTCGGCGGACGACGAGACGCGCGAGGCCGCCATGGAGCGGTACGGGCGGCTCGAGGCCCGGTTCACCGCCGGCGGCGGGTACGCGGCCGAGTCCGAGGCGCACCGGATCACGGCGGCCCTCGGGCTCGACGACCGGGTGCTCGGCCAGGAGCTCGGCACCCTGTCCGGCGGTCAGCGCCGCCGCGTCGAGCTCGCCCGGATCCTGTTCTCCGGCGCCGACACCCTGCTCCTCGACGAGCCGACGAACCACCTCGACGCCGACTCGATCGTGTGGCTGCGCGACTACCTCAAGACGTACCCGGGCGGGTTCCTCGTCATCAGCCACGACGTCGACCTGCTGCGCGCCACCGTCAACAAGGTCTTCCACCTCGACGCCAACCGCGCCCAGCTCGACCAGTACAGCCTCGGCTGGGACGCGTACATCCTCCAGCGCGAGACCGACGAGAAGCGCCGCCGCCGCGAGCGGGCGAACGCGGAGAAGAAGGCCGCGACGCTGCTCGCGCAGGCCGACAAGATGCGCGCCAAGGCCACCAAGGCCGTCGCCGCGCAGAACATGGCCCGCCGTGCCGAGCGCATGCTCTCGGGGCTGGAGGAGGCCCGCGTCTCGGACAAGGTCGCCAAGCTGCGGTTCCCCGACCCGGCGCCGTGCGGGCGCACCCCGCTGACCGCCGAGGGGCTGTCGAAGTCCTACGGCTCGCAGGAGGTCTTCACCGACGTCTCGCTCGCCATCGACCGGGGCTCCAAGGTCGTGGTCCTCGGGCTCAACGGCGCCGGCAAGACGACGCTGCTGCGCATGCTCGGGGGGCTGGAGAAGCCCGACACGGGTGAGGTGCTGCCCGGGCACGGCCTCAAGCTCGGCTACTACGCGCAGGAGCACGAGACGCTCGACCTGTCGCGCACCGTCGTGGAGAACCTGCGCACGGCCGCGCCCGACCTGACCGACACGCAGGTGCGCTCGGTGCTCGGCTCGTTCCTCTTCTCCGGCGACGACGCGGACAAGCCCGCCCGCGTGCTGTCCGGCGGGGAGAAGACGCGCCTGGCGCTCGCCGCCCTCGTGGTGTCCAGCGCGAACGTGCTGCTGCTCGACGAGCCGACGAACAACCTCGACCCGGCCAGCCGCGAGGAGATCCTCGCGGCGCTGCGCGGGTACCAGGGGGCCGTCGTCCTGGTCAGCCACGACGAGGGCGCGGTCGCCGCCCTCGAGCCCGAGCGCGTGCTGCTGCTGCCCGACGGCGACGAGGACCTGTACGGGCCGGACTACCTGGACCTCATCGCCCTGGCGTGA
- the fabG gene encoding 3-oxoacyl-ACP reductase FabG, with protein MPDTDPTATTSTDVAPRSVLVTGANRGIGRAIAERFLARGDKVATIVRSGGAPDGVLEVRADVRDTAAVDAAFTQVEAAHGPVEVLVANAGVTRDQLLMRMTDDEFTDVLDVNLTGSFRVVRRASKGMIRLRRGRIVLISSVVGMYGSPGQVNYAASKSALVGMARSITRELGARGITANVVAPGFIDTDMTRDLPAERQDAYRASIPAGRFGLADEVAGVVEFLASDAAAYVSGAVVPVDGGLGMGH; from the coding sequence GTGCCCGACACCGATCCCACCGCCACGACCAGCACCGACGTCGCACCCCGCAGCGTCCTCGTCACCGGCGCGAACCGCGGCATCGGCCGTGCCATCGCCGAGCGGTTCCTCGCCCGGGGTGACAAGGTCGCCACGATCGTGCGGTCCGGCGGCGCGCCCGACGGCGTGCTCGAGGTCCGCGCGGACGTCCGCGACACCGCGGCGGTCGACGCCGCGTTCACCCAGGTCGAGGCCGCGCACGGCCCTGTCGAGGTGCTCGTCGCGAACGCCGGCGTCACCCGCGACCAGCTCCTCATGCGGATGACCGACGACGAGTTCACCGACGTCCTCGACGTCAACCTCACCGGCTCGTTCCGGGTCGTGCGCCGCGCGAGCAAGGGCATGATCCGCCTGCGTCGCGGCCGGATCGTCCTCATCTCCTCGGTCGTCGGGATGTACGGCTCGCCGGGCCAGGTGAACTACGCGGCCTCGAAGTCCGCGCTCGTGGGGATGGCCCGCTCGATCACCCGCGAGCTCGGCGCCCGCGGCATCACCGCGAACGTCGTCGCACCGGGCTTCATCGACACCGACATGACCCGCGACCTGCCCGCCGAGCGGCAGGACGCCTACCGCGCCTCGATCCCCGCCGGCCGCTTCGGCCTGGCCGACGAGGTCGCCGGCGTCGTCGAGTTCCTCGCCTCCGACGCGGCCGCCTACGTCTCCGGTGCCGTCGTGCCCGTCGACGGCGGCCTCGGCATGGGGCACTGA
- a CDS encoding biotin transporter BioY — protein MPTTPDAPATTAPARPVPRRHRGTDVALVASFAAFVAACALVPPIPTASGVPITLQTFGVLLAGLVLGPWRGFLAVTLYLVVGLAGVPVFAEMTGGLGVLGKPSVGYLLAFPLGAALAGVLGGLALRLPARRPPAGPGAPVARRLVVRSTPAVRFVALVGAGLAASFLTIHPAGVAGLMWRLVVDLPAAVAIDVVYWPGDVVKNVLAAIVTLAVLRAFPDLRDRA, from the coding sequence ATGCCGACGACGCCCGACGCCCCCGCCACCACGGCGCCCGCGCGCCCCGTGCCGCGCCGTCACCGCGGCACCGACGTCGCCCTCGTGGCGTCGTTCGCCGCGTTCGTCGCCGCCTGCGCGCTCGTGCCGCCGATCCCCACGGCGTCGGGCGTGCCGATCACCCTGCAGACGTTCGGCGTGCTGCTCGCCGGCCTGGTGCTGGGGCCGTGGCGCGGCTTCCTCGCCGTGACCCTGTACCTCGTCGTCGGGCTCGCCGGCGTGCCGGTGTTCGCGGAGATGACGGGCGGCCTGGGCGTCCTGGGCAAGCCGTCGGTCGGGTACCTGCTGGCGTTCCCGCTGGGTGCGGCGCTCGCCGGCGTCCTCGGCGGGCTCGCGCTGCGCCTGCCCGCCCGTCGCCCGCCCGCCGGTCCGGGCGCCCCGGTCGCACGCCGGCTCGTGGTGCGCTCGACGCCCGCCGTCCGGTTCGTGGCCCTCGTCGGGGCCGGCCTGGCCGCGTCCTTCCTCACCATCCACCCCGCCGGTGTCGCCGGCCTGATGTGGCGCCTGGTGGTCGACCTGCCCGCGGCGGTGGCCATCGACGTCGTCTACTGGCCGGGCGACGTGGTGAAGAACGTGCTCGCCGCGATCGTCACGCTCGCCGTGCTGCGCGCGTTCCCCGACCTGCGCGACCGGGCCTGA
- a CDS encoding energy-coupling factor ABC transporter ATP-binding protein encodes MIELDGAEVTAWSPDPAGGPDRVVRLLGPVDLRLTERRVAVVGANGSGKSTLARLLNGLVLPSAGRVRVDGLDTATDGPAVRRRVGFVFTDPDAQIVMPTPLEDVALSLRRTVPDAREREARAAATLARFGLADRAHVPVHALSGGQRQLLALAAVLATDPQVLVCDEPTTLLDLRWRTRVDDLLAGLPQQVVVVTHDLEAAARAERVLVVDEGAVVADDAPGPALARYRSLMAGARAAHP; translated from the coding sequence GTGATCGAGCTCGACGGCGCCGAGGTCACCGCCTGGTCCCCCGACCCCGCGGGCGGCCCCGACCGCGTGGTGCGCCTGCTGGGGCCGGTCGACCTGCGGCTGACCGAGCGCCGGGTCGCCGTCGTCGGCGCCAACGGCTCGGGCAAGTCGACGCTCGCCCGGCTGCTCAACGGGCTGGTCCTGCCGTCGGCGGGGCGCGTGCGCGTGGACGGCCTCGACACCGCGACCGACGGCCCGGCCGTCCGCCGCCGGGTCGGGTTCGTCTTCACCGACCCGGACGCGCAGATCGTCATGCCGACGCCCCTGGAGGACGTCGCGCTCTCCCTGCGGCGCACGGTCCCGGACGCCCGCGAGCGCGAGGCCCGCGCCGCCGCCACGCTGGCCCGGTTCGGGCTCGCCGACCGCGCGCACGTGCCGGTCCACGCGCTGTCCGGCGGGCAGCGCCAGCTCCTGGCGCTCGCGGCGGTGCTGGCCACCGACCCGCAGGTGCTCGTGTGCGACGAGCCGACGACGCTGCTGGACCTGCGCTGGCGCACCCGGGTGGACGACCTGCTCGCCGGGCTCCCCCAGCAGGTCGTGGTGGTGACCCACGACCTGGAGGCCGCCGCCCGCGCCGAGCGGGTCCTCGTCGTCGACGAGGGCGCGGTCGTCGCGGACGACGCCCCCGGTCCGGCCCTCGCCCGCTACCGCTCGCTCATGGCGGGCGCGCGGGCGGCGCACCCGTGA
- the ypfJ gene encoding KPN_02809 family neutral zinc metallopeptidase, producing the protein MTFSDGGNFEGGRVSRRSGGRTAAVGGGAIGLVVLAVYLFTGTDLSPLLGGGGTGTQEKVGTCSAEEANTDPTCRFSATVQSLDAYWEPTLAGTATPLVRPEGAVFEEATSTGCGDASASTGPFYCPVDTTIYLDLGFFTLLQEQFGAQGGPLAEMYVYAHEYGHHVQHLTGVLESADRTGTGADSDSVRIELQADCYAGMWAGDAATREDPDTGVTFLEPITAEQLAQAIDTAEAIGDDHIQAGGGGTVDPDTWTHGSSEQRRRWFTVGYEQGSMDACDTFAAAEL; encoded by the coding sequence GTGACTTTCAGCGACGGCGGGAACTTCGAGGGTGGACGCGTCAGCAGGCGCTCGGGCGGGCGCACGGCAGCCGTCGGGGGCGGTGCGATCGGCCTGGTCGTCCTCGCGGTCTACCTCTTCACCGGCACCGACCTGTCCCCCCTCCTGGGCGGCGGGGGGACCGGCACCCAGGAGAAGGTCGGCACCTGCAGCGCCGAGGAGGCGAACACCGACCCCACGTGCCGGTTCTCCGCGACGGTCCAGTCGCTCGACGCCTACTGGGAGCCGACGCTGGCCGGGACGGCGACTCCCCTGGTCCGCCCCGAGGGTGCGGTCTTCGAGGAGGCCACGAGCACGGGCTGCGGCGACGCGTCGGCCTCGACCGGCCCGTTCTACTGCCCCGTCGACACGACGATCTACCTGGACCTCGGGTTCTTCACGCTGCTGCAGGAGCAGTTCGGCGCGCAGGGCGGGCCGCTCGCGGAGATGTACGTGTACGCGCACGAGTACGGCCACCACGTCCAGCACCTGACGGGCGTGCTCGAGAGCGCCGACCGCACCGGTACCGGCGCGGACTCCGACTCGGTGCGCATCGAGCTGCAGGCCGACTGCTACGCCGGCATGTGGGCCGGGGACGCGGCGACCCGGGAGGACCCGGACACGGGCGTCACGTTCCTCGAGCCGATCACCGCCGAGCAGCTGGCGCAGGCCATCGACACCGCCGAGGCCATCGGCGACGACCACATCCAGGCGGGCGGCGGCGGGACCGTCGACCCCGACACCTGGACCCACGGGTCGAGCGAGCAGCGCCGCCGCTGGTTCACGGTCGGGTACGAGCAGGGCTCGATGGACGCCTGCGACACCTTCGCGGCCGCGGAGCTCTGA
- the fabI gene encoding enoyl-ACP reductase FabI, whose translation MALLEGKTLLVTGVLTDSSIAFHVARLAQEQGAQVVLTSFGRQLRLTQAIARRLPTTAPVVELDVTDDEHLASLPERVREHADHLDGVVHSIGFAPQSVMGGNFLAGEWPDVATALHVSAYSLKSLATATLPLLTPGSGLVGLTFDAQFAWPVYDWMGVAKAAFESTARYLARDLGPHGVRVNLVSAGPIRTTAAKSIPGFASMEGRWPDRAPLGWDVSDPEPAARAVAALLSDWFPATTGEIVHVDGGVHAMGQ comes from the coding sequence ATGGCACTCCTCGAGGGCAAGACGCTCCTGGTCACCGGCGTCCTCACGGACAGCTCGATCGCGTTCCACGTCGCGCGGCTCGCCCAGGAGCAGGGGGCGCAGGTCGTCCTCACCTCCTTCGGCCGCCAGCTGCGCCTCACGCAGGCGATCGCACGCCGGCTGCCGACGACCGCCCCCGTCGTCGAGCTCGACGTCACGGACGACGAGCACCTGGCCTCGCTGCCCGAGCGCGTGCGCGAGCACGCCGACCACCTCGACGGCGTCGTGCACTCCATCGGCTTCGCGCCGCAGTCGGTCATGGGAGGCAACTTCCTCGCCGGCGAGTGGCCCGACGTGGCGACCGCGCTGCACGTGTCCGCGTACTCGCTCAAGTCGCTGGCGACGGCCACGCTGCCGCTGCTGACCCCCGGCTCGGGCCTCGTCGGCCTCACCTTCGACGCGCAGTTCGCGTGGCCGGTGTACGACTGGATGGGCGTGGCCAAGGCCGCGTTCGAGTCCACGGCCCGGTACCTTGCCCGCGACCTCGGCCCGCACGGTGTGCGCGTCAACCTCGTCTCGGCGGGACCGATCCGCACCACCGCCGCCAAGTCGATCCCCGGCTTCGCGTCGATGGAGGGCCGCTGGCCCGACCGCGCACCGCTCGGCTGGGACGTCTCCGACCCCGAGCCCGCCGCGCGCGCGGTCGCCGCCCTGCTGTCGGACTGGTTCCCCGCCACGACCGGCGAGATCGTGCACGTCGACGGCGGTGTCCACGCGATGGGGCAGTGA
- a CDS encoding DUF3099 domain-containing protein, producing MSTRRRTGPGEEVHRITSAPEPLTDDLARRQRRYLWQMGLRVVCFLAAGLMWSHVPVVIPIVLLVVASVLPYVAVLLANAGRERRVEGDVQMTPRELGAGGGTSELGGGPR from the coding sequence GTGAGCACCCGCCGACGCACGGGCCCCGGCGAGGAGGTGCACCGCATCACCTCCGCCCCGGAGCCGCTGACCGACGACCTCGCGCGCCGTCAGCGCCGCTACCTGTGGCAGATGGGGCTGCGCGTCGTCTGCTTCCTCGCCGCGGGTCTGATGTGGTCGCACGTGCCCGTCGTCATCCCGATCGTGCTGCTGGTCGTCGCGTCGGTGCTGCCCTACGTGGCGGTGCTGCTGGCCAACGCCGGCCGCGAGCGCCGGGTCGAGGGTGACGTGCAGATGACGCCGCGCGAGCTGGGTGCCGGCGGCGGGACGAGCGAGCTGGGAGGTGGGCCGCGGTGA